One stretch of Corvus hawaiiensis isolate bCorHaw1 chromosome 1, bCorHaw1.pri.cur, whole genome shotgun sequence DNA includes these proteins:
- the DHX58 gene encoding probable ATP-dependent RNA helicase DHX58 isoform X1, whose amino-acid sequence MRNAQRRGMELRGYQREAAAPALRGRNSIVCLPTGAGKTRVAVHVCRRHLQSRPGGKVAVLVNKVHLVDQHTEKEFQALQDTFKVASISGDTSHKAFFACLVKENDVIICTAQILQNALVSTEEDMHVELTDFSLLVIDECHHTHKDAVYNKIMLRYLQHKLSREQELPQVLGLTASPGTGGATSFEEAVEHILQICANLDTEKITSVQDEAQHLQSHVPQPKKQYDLCQERVQDPFGEQLKKMMVQIQQYMEKPGLPWDFGTQIYEQRIVELEKRAAEMFCRKTRVCALHLRKYNDALLINDTVRMIDAFQCLQQFYSAERDEKDPTEQFLIATFEENRARLQALAGDQRYENPRLGKLEGILREHFEPLGTSRGIVFTKTRQSAHSLLSWLQTTATLQHIRATVLTGAGYSNQTRHMTQNEQQDVIKQFREGALNLLFSTSVAEEGLDIPECNIVVRYGLMTNEIAMMQARGRARAENSVYSVLAKANSREVARELLNEDRVELMKRAIQAVQAMPEQEYNQKIWELQRVAVASWLMKEARISERRQLHDPDAVRLYCVNCNMAVCHGSDIRTVEGMHHVNVNPEFRLYYRVSSGKIQFQRTFRDWEPGCRIACSACSQDWGMEMLYRQVKLPILCIKNFVVETPAEKRRYKKWSAVTFPIKAFDYLEYCADTHGLSF is encoded by the exons ATGCGGAACGCGCAGCGGCGGGGAATGGAGCTCCGGGGGTACCAGCGAgaggcggcggccccggccctgcGCGGCCGCAACAGCATCGTTTGCCTGCCCACGGGCGCCGGGAAGACCCGCGTGGCCGTCCACGTCTGCCGGCGGCACCTGCAGAGCCGGCCGGGCGGCAAGGTGGCCGTGCTTGTCAACAAg GTGCACCTAGTGGACCAGCACACCGAGAAGGAGTTCCAGGCACTGCAGGACACCTTCAAGGTGGCATCCATCAGTGGGGACACCAGCCACAAAGCCTTCTTCGCCTGCTTGGTGAAGGAGAATGATGTTATCATCTGCACAGCCCAGATACTGCAGAACGCCCTGGTCAGCACGGAGGAGGACATGCACGTGGAGCTGACAG ATTTCTCGCTGCTGGTGATAGACGAGTGCCACCACACGCACAAGGACGCCGTCTACAACAAGATCATGCTGAGATACCTCCAGCACAAgctcagcagggagcaggagctgccacagGTTCTGGGGCTGACGGCGTCGCCTGGCACTGGGGGGGCAACGTCCTTCGAGGAGGCGGTAGAGCACATCCTGCAG ATCTGTGCCAACCTAGACACTGAGAAGATCACATCGGTGCAGGACGAGGCGCAGCACCTGCAGAGCCATGTCCCCCAACCCAAGAAGCAGTATGACCTGTGCCAGGAGCGAGTGCAG gaccCCTTTGGTGAGCAGCTGAAGAAGATGATGGTGCAGATCCAGCAGTACATGGAGAAGCCGGGTCTCCCATGGGACTTTGGCACGCAGATTTACGAGCAGCGCATCGTggagctggagaagagag CTGCAGAGATGTTTTGTCGCAAGACCCGGGTGTGCGCCCTGCACCTGCGCAAGTACAACGACGCTCTGCTGATCAATGACACCGTGCGGATGATTGACGCCTTCCAGTGCCTCCAGCAGTTCTACAGCGCTGAGAGGGATGAGAAGGACCCCACTGAACAGTTCCTCATTGCCACATTCGAGG AGAACAGGGCGAGGCTGCAGGCACTTGCCGGGGACCAGCGCTATGAGAACCCCAGGCTGGGCAAGCTGGAGGGGATCCTGCGTGAGCACTTTGAGCCCCTGGGCACTTCTCGTGGCATCGTCTTCACCAAGACAAGGCAGAGCGCTCACAGCCTGCTCAGCTGGCTGCAGACCACGGCCACGCTCCAGCACATCAGGGCCACCGTCCTCACTGGCGCTGGCTACAGCAACCAGACCAGGCACATGACACAG AACGAGCAGCAGGATGTGATCAAGCAGTTCCGTGAGGGAGCCCTCAACCTGCTCTTCTCCACCAGTGTGGCTGAGGAGGGCCTGGACATCCCTGAGTGCAACATCGTGGTCCGCTATGGGCTGATGACCAATGAGATCGCCATGATGCAG GCCCGGGGCCGTGCCCGTGCTGAGAACAGTGTCTACTCTGTCCTTGCCAAAGCCAACAGCAGAGAGGTGGCCCGAGAGCTGCTCAACGAGGACCGGGTGGAGCTCATGAAGAGGGCGATTCAGGCAGTGCAAGCCATGCCTGAGCAGGAGTACAACCAAAAG ATCTGGGAGCTGCAGCGGGTGGCCGTAGCCAGCTGGCTGATGAAGGAGGCCAGGATCAGTGAGCGGCGGCAGCTGCATGACCCAGACGCTGTTCGCCTGTACTGTGTCAACTGCAACATGGCCGTGTGCCATGGCAGCGACATCCGCACAGTGGAGGGCATGCACCATGTCAACGTCAACCCCGAATTCAG GCTGTATTACAgagtttcctctgggaaaatACAATTCCAGCGCACTTTCAGGGACTGGGAGCCTGGCTGCCGTATTGCCTGCAGCgcctgcagccag GACTGGGGCATGGAGATGCTGTACCGGCAGGTGAAGCTGCCTATCCTCTGCATCAAAAACTTTGTGGTGGAGACACCGGCAGAGAAGAGGAGATACAAGAAGTGGAGCGCTGTGACGTTCCCCATCAAGGCGTTTGACTACCTGGAGTACTGCGCTGACACCCATGGCCTGTCCTTCTAG
- the KAT2A gene encoding histone acetyltransferase KAT2A, with protein MAEPEAAQPGRPPPGPGTGTAVAAGASGVTAGGAGSSDPARPGLSQQQRASQRKAQVRGFPRGKKLEKLGVFSACKANDACKCNGWKNPNPPTAPRMDLQQPVTNLSEPCRSCGHALADHVSHLENVSEDEINRLLGMVVDVENLFMSVHKEEDTDTKQVYFYLFKLLRKCILQMSQPVVEGSLGSPPFEKPNIEQGVLNFVQYKFSHLPPKERQTMYELSKMFLLCLNYWKLETPSQFRQRSQNDDVATYKVNYTRWLCYCHVPQSCDSLPRYETTHVFGRSLLKSIFTVTRRQLLEKFRVEKDKLVPEKRTLILTHFPKFLSMLEEEIYGENSPIWEADFTVPAAEGAQLASRPAAVSTVAVPTTPLFSKKLSSSSSAASLDASTPEPLPGEKRKLPESLTLEDAKRIRVMGDIPMELVNEVMLTITDPAAMLGPETSLLSANAARDETARLEERRGIIEFHVIGNSLSQKSNKKILMWLVGLQNVFSHQLPRMPKEYITRLVFDPKHKTLALIKDGRVIGGICFRMFPTQGFTEIVFCAVTSNEQVKGYGTHLMNHLKEYHIKHNILYFLTYADEYAIGYFKKQGFSKDIKVPKSRYLGYIKDYEGATLMECELNPRIPYTELSHIIKKQKEIIKKLIERKQAQIRKVYPGLTCFKEGVRQIPIESVPGIRETGWKPLGKEKGKELKDPDQLYNMLKNLLAQIKTHPSAWPFMEPVKKSEAPDYYEIIRFPIDLKTMTERLKNRYYVTKKLFIADLQRIITNCREYNPPDSDYCKCANTLEKFFYFKLKEGGLIDK; from the exons ATGGCGGAGCCGGAGGCCGCGCAGCCCGGGCGGCCCCCGCCTGGCCCGGGCACGGGAacggcggtggcggcgggggCGAGCGGGGTGACGGCTGGAGGAGCGGGATCCAGCGACCCGGCACGGCCCGggctgagccagcagcagcgggcGAGCCAACGCAAGGCGCAGGTGCGGGGGTTCCCTCGCGGGAAGAAGCTGGAGAAGCTGGGGGTCTTCTCGGCTTGCAAG GCCAACGACGCCTGCAAGTGCAATGGCTGGAAGAACCCaaacccccccacagcccctcggATGGACCTGCAGCAGCCAGTGACCAACCTGAGTGAACCGTGCCGGAGCTGTGGCCACGCGCTGG CGGACCATGTGTCCCACCTGGAGAACGTCTCGGAGGACGAGATCAACCGTCTGCTGGGCATGGTGGTAGATGTGGAGAACCTCTTCATGTCAGTGCACAAGGAGGAGGACACGGACACCAAGCAGGTGTATTTCTACCTGTTCAAG CTGCTGCGGAAGTGCATCCTGCAGATGAGCCAGCCTGTGGTCGAgggctccctggggagcccccCCTTTGAGAAACCAAACATTGAGCAG GGAGTCCTGAATTTTGTGCAGTACAAGTTCAGCCACTTGCCACCCAAGGAGCGCCAGACCATGTATGAGCTCTCCAAGatgttcctgctgtgcctcaaCTACTGGAAGCTGGAGACGCCGTCCCAGTTCCGTCAGCGCTCCCAGAACGACGATGTGGCCACCTACAAGGTCAACTACACCAG GTGGCTGTGCTACTGCCACGTGCCGCAGAGCTGTGACAGCCTGCCCCGCTACGAGACCACCCACGTCTTCGGGCGCAGCCTCCTCAAGTCCATCTTCACGGTGACCCGCcggcagctgctggagaagttCCGGGTGGAGAAAGACAAGCTGGTGCCGGAGAAGCGGACACTGATCCTCACCCACTTCCCCAA GTTCCTCTCCATGCTGGAGGAGGAGATCTACGGTGAGAACTCTCCAATCTGGGAGGCTGATTTCACGGTGCCAGCTGCGGAGGGTGCCCAGCTGGCGTCTCGCCCAG CTGCAGTCAGCACCGTCGCCGTGCCCACCACTCCTCTCTTCAGCAagaagctcagcagcagcagctcagccgcCAGCCTGGACGCCAGCACTCCAGAACCCCTGCCAG gGGAGAAGCGGAAGCTACCTGAGAGCCTGACGCTGGAGGATGCCAAGCGGATCCGCGTCATGGGAGACATCCCCATGGAGCTGGTGAACGAGGTCATGCTGACCATCACGGACCCTGCTGCCATGCTGGGCCCTGAG ACCAGCCTGCTGTCGGCCAACGCGGCGCGGGATGAGACGGCGCGGCTGGAGGAGCGCCGCGGCATCATCGAGTTCCATGTTATCGGCAACTCGCTCTCGCAGAAATCCAACAAGAAGATCCTGATGTGGCTGGTGGGGCTGCAGAATGTCTTCTCGCACCAGCTGCCCCGCATGCCCAAGGAGTACATCACTCGCCTCGTTTTTGACCC GAAGCACAAGACCCTGGCGCTGATCAAGGATGGCCGAGTGATCGGGGGCATCTGCTTCCGCATGTTCCCTACCCAAGGCTTCACGGAGATCGTCTTCTGTGCCGTCACCTCCAACGAGCAAGTGAAG GGCTATGGGACACACCTGATGAACCACCTGAAGGAGTACCACATCAAGCACAACATCCTCTACTTCCTCACCTATGCGGACGAGTACGCCATTGGCTACTTCAAAAAGCAG GGCTTTTCCAAGGACATCAAGGTCCCCAAGAGCCGCTACCTGGGATACATCAAGGACTACGAGGGGGCGACCCTGATGGAGTGTGAGCTGAACCCCCGCATCCCTTACACTGAGCTTTCACACATCATCAAGAAGCAGAAGGAG ATCATCAAGAAGCTGATCGAGAGGAAACAGGCGCAGATCCGCAAAGTCTACCCAGGCCTGACCTGCTTCAAGGAGGGTGTGCGGCAGATCCCCATCGAGAGCGTCCCTGGCATCC GAGAAACAGGATGGAAACcactggggaaggagaaggg GAAGGAACTGAAGGACCCAGACCAGCTCTACAACATGCTGAAGAACCTCCTGGCCCAGATCAAG ACCCACCCCAGTGCGTGGCCCTTCATGGAGCCAGTGAAGAAGTCAGAGGCACCAGACTACTATGAAATCATCCGCTTCCCAATAG ACCTGAAGACCATGACGGAGCGCCTGAAGAACCGCTACTACGTCACCAAGAAGCTGTTCATCGCCGACCTGCAGCGCATCATCACGAACTGCCGCGAGTACAACCCGCCCGACAGCGACTACTGCAAGTGTGCCAACACCCTCGAGAAGTTCTTCTACTTCAAGCTCAAGGAGGGGGGGCTCATCGACAAGTAG
- the DHX58 gene encoding probable ATP-dependent RNA helicase DHX58 isoform X2, translating to MRNAQRRGMELRGYQREAAAPALRGRNSIVCLPTGAGKTRVAVHVCRRHLQSRPGGKVAVLVNKVHLVDQHTEKEFQALQDTFKVASISGDTSHKAFFACLVKENDVIICTAQILQNALVSTEEDMHVELTDFSLLVIDECHHTHKDAVYNKIMLRYLQHKLSREQELPQVLGLTASPGTGGATSFEEAVEHILQDPFGEQLKKMMVQIQQYMEKPGLPWDFGTQIYEQRIVELEKRAAEMFCRKTRVCALHLRKYNDALLINDTVRMIDAFQCLQQFYSAERDEKDPTEQFLIATFEENRARLQALAGDQRYENPRLGKLEGILREHFEPLGTSRGIVFTKTRQSAHSLLSWLQTTATLQHIRATVLTGAGYSNQTRHMTQNEQQDVIKQFREGALNLLFSTSVAEEGLDIPECNIVVRYGLMTNEIAMMQARGRARAENSVYSVLAKANSREVARELLNEDRVELMKRAIQAVQAMPEQEYNQKIWELQRVAVASWLMKEARISERRQLHDPDAVRLYCVNCNMAVCHGSDIRTVEGMHHVNVNPEFRLYYRVSSGKIQFQRTFRDWEPGCRIACSACSQDWGMEMLYRQVKLPILCIKNFVVETPAEKRRYKKWSAVTFPIKAFDYLEYCADTHGLSF from the exons ATGCGGAACGCGCAGCGGCGGGGAATGGAGCTCCGGGGGTACCAGCGAgaggcggcggccccggccctgcGCGGCCGCAACAGCATCGTTTGCCTGCCCACGGGCGCCGGGAAGACCCGCGTGGCCGTCCACGTCTGCCGGCGGCACCTGCAGAGCCGGCCGGGCGGCAAGGTGGCCGTGCTTGTCAACAAg GTGCACCTAGTGGACCAGCACACCGAGAAGGAGTTCCAGGCACTGCAGGACACCTTCAAGGTGGCATCCATCAGTGGGGACACCAGCCACAAAGCCTTCTTCGCCTGCTTGGTGAAGGAGAATGATGTTATCATCTGCACAGCCCAGATACTGCAGAACGCCCTGGTCAGCACGGAGGAGGACATGCACGTGGAGCTGACAG ATTTCTCGCTGCTGGTGATAGACGAGTGCCACCACACGCACAAGGACGCCGTCTACAACAAGATCATGCTGAGATACCTCCAGCACAAgctcagcagggagcaggagctgccacagGTTCTGGGGCTGACGGCGTCGCCTGGCACTGGGGGGGCAACGTCCTTCGAGGAGGCGGTAGAGCACATCCTGCAG gaccCCTTTGGTGAGCAGCTGAAGAAGATGATGGTGCAGATCCAGCAGTACATGGAGAAGCCGGGTCTCCCATGGGACTTTGGCACGCAGATTTACGAGCAGCGCATCGTggagctggagaagagag CTGCAGAGATGTTTTGTCGCAAGACCCGGGTGTGCGCCCTGCACCTGCGCAAGTACAACGACGCTCTGCTGATCAATGACACCGTGCGGATGATTGACGCCTTCCAGTGCCTCCAGCAGTTCTACAGCGCTGAGAGGGATGAGAAGGACCCCACTGAACAGTTCCTCATTGCCACATTCGAGG AGAACAGGGCGAGGCTGCAGGCACTTGCCGGGGACCAGCGCTATGAGAACCCCAGGCTGGGCAAGCTGGAGGGGATCCTGCGTGAGCACTTTGAGCCCCTGGGCACTTCTCGTGGCATCGTCTTCACCAAGACAAGGCAGAGCGCTCACAGCCTGCTCAGCTGGCTGCAGACCACGGCCACGCTCCAGCACATCAGGGCCACCGTCCTCACTGGCGCTGGCTACAGCAACCAGACCAGGCACATGACACAG AACGAGCAGCAGGATGTGATCAAGCAGTTCCGTGAGGGAGCCCTCAACCTGCTCTTCTCCACCAGTGTGGCTGAGGAGGGCCTGGACATCCCTGAGTGCAACATCGTGGTCCGCTATGGGCTGATGACCAATGAGATCGCCATGATGCAG GCCCGGGGCCGTGCCCGTGCTGAGAACAGTGTCTACTCTGTCCTTGCCAAAGCCAACAGCAGAGAGGTGGCCCGAGAGCTGCTCAACGAGGACCGGGTGGAGCTCATGAAGAGGGCGATTCAGGCAGTGCAAGCCATGCCTGAGCAGGAGTACAACCAAAAG ATCTGGGAGCTGCAGCGGGTGGCCGTAGCCAGCTGGCTGATGAAGGAGGCCAGGATCAGTGAGCGGCGGCAGCTGCATGACCCAGACGCTGTTCGCCTGTACTGTGTCAACTGCAACATGGCCGTGTGCCATGGCAGCGACATCCGCACAGTGGAGGGCATGCACCATGTCAACGTCAACCCCGAATTCAG GCTGTATTACAgagtttcctctgggaaaatACAATTCCAGCGCACTTTCAGGGACTGGGAGCCTGGCTGCCGTATTGCCTGCAGCgcctgcagccag GACTGGGGCATGGAGATGCTGTACCGGCAGGTGAAGCTGCCTATCCTCTGCATCAAAAACTTTGTGGTGGAGACACCGGCAGAGAAGAGGAGATACAAGAAGTGGAGCGCTGTGACGTTCCCCATCAAGGCGTTTGACTACCTGGAGTACTGCGCTGACACCCATGGCCTGTCCTTCTAG
- the LOC125332181 gene encoding heat shock protein 30C-like gives MLCRMHLAPFASSSLASRLGTVRTLWPHAETIFTELQQEMEKAREFMSSFEQLLSNHGAIAAERTPNTSMTLTQGSGDGFSVCQDVKNFAPEQLSVKVVGRKVVLVGQKETQNVDEKGSFSYKYEVLKREWDVPEEVDAEALTCSLSKEGQLRIEAPKLALPAAPERNVPIQVSPAAPQTGPASEDGATNKAQA, from the coding sequence ATGCTTTGCCGGATGCACCTCGCACCATTCGCCTCCAGCTCCCTGGCCAGCCGGCTGGGCACAGTGAGGACCCTCTGGCCACACGCAGAGACCATCTTCAccgagctgcagcaggagatggagaaAGCTCGGGAATTCATGAGCAGCTTCGAGCAGCTCCTGAGCAACCACGGAGCCATCGCCGCGGAGCGCACCCCGAACACCAGCATGACCCTGACCCAGGGCTCTGGGGACGGCTTCTCTGTCTGCCAGGATGTCAAGAACTTCGCTCCCGAGCAGCTGTCGGTGAAGGTGGTGGGAAGgaaggtggtgctggtggggcagAAGGAGACGCAGAATGTCGATGAGAAGGGCTCCTTCTCCTACAAGTACGAGGTGCTGAAGCGGGAGTGGGACGTGCCCGAGGAGGTGGACGCCGAAGCGCTGACCTGCTCCCTGTCCAAGGAAGGGCAGCTCCGCATCGAGGCTCCCaagctggcactgccagccgCTCCCGAGAGGAATGTGCCCATCCAggtcagccctgcagccccacagaCCGGACCAGCTTCTGAGGATGGAGCCACCAACAAAGCCCAGGCGTAA
- the LOC125332199 gene encoding heat shock protein 30C-like — MLCRLHFMPPMSSSLFPWLGPVRTLWPHPGTLFAELEREMRLEMERAREFMSSVEQYLTSGSSSGRLGIAADRASSTSAALTQGSGDGFSVCQDVKDFAPEQLSVKVVGRKVVLVGQKETQSTDEKGSFSYKYEVLKREWDVPEEVDAEALTCSLSKEGQLRIEAPKLALPAVPERNVPIQMGPVVAQPAGSTEDGAERAKA, encoded by the coding sequence ATGCTTTGCCGCCTGCACTTTATGCCGCCCATGTCCAGCTCACTGTTCCCGTGGCTGGGACCCGTCCGCACCCTCTGGCCACATCCAGGCACCCTCTTCGCCGAGCTGGAGCGGGAGATGCGGCTGGAGATGGAGAGGGCTCGGGAGTTCATGAGCAGCGTCGAGCAGTACCTGAccagtgggagcagctccgGACGGCTCGGCATCGCCGCAGACCGTGCATCGAGCACCAGCGCAGCCCTGACCCAGGGCTCTGGGGACGGCTTCTCTGTCTGCCAGGATGTGAAGGACTTTGCGCCCGAGCAGCTGTCGGTGAAGGTGGTGGGAAGgaaggtggtgctggtggggcagAAGGAGACGCAGAGCACAGACGAGAAGGGCTCCTTCTCCTACAAGTACGAGGTGCTGAAGCGGGAGTGGGACGTGCCCGAGGAGGTGGACGCCGAAGCGCTGACCTGCTCCCTGTCCAAGGAAGGGCAGCTCCGCATCGAGGCTCCCAAGCTGGCACTGCCGGCTGTCCCGGAGAGGAACGTGCCCATCCAGATGGGGCCGGTGGTGGCACAGCCAGCTGGCAGCACTGAGGATGGAGCCGAGCGGGCCAAGGCATGA